The nucleotide sequence CAGATCGGCCACAACGTCCAGGTCGGCACCAACTGCATGCTGTGCGGCCATGTCGGCATCGCCGGCAGCACGGTCATCGGCGACCGGGTGGTGCTGGCCGGCAAGGTCGGCGTCGCCGACCATGTGAAGATCGGCAGCGACGCGGTGGTCGCCGCCAACTCCGGCGTCGGCATGGACATCCCGCCGAAATCGGTCTGGATGGGGTACCCCGCCGTGCCGCGCGCCCGCGCCTTCGAGCAGTACAAGGGCCTCGCCCGGCTGAAGCGGCTGTTCGCGGACGTGGCAGACCTGAAGAGCAGGGTCCGCGCACTGGACGGCAAGGGTACCATCTCCGGCGGAGCCCCGCCGGAGAGCACGGAATGACCGACGCCGCAGCAGCGCATACCCCCTCCGACATCGACGCCGACATCCTCGCCATCCTGTCCGACAAGGGCCGGGTGGCGCGGGACCTGCTGGTGCCCGAGGCGGCTCTGGCCGACCTCGGCATCGCCTCGCTCGACGTGATCGAGGTGGTCTTCGCCCTTGAGGACCGCTTCGACATCGAGATCCCCTTCAACGCCAACGACGCCCGGCAGGAGTTCACGACCGTCGGCGACGTGCTGGCCGCGGTCCGCGCGGCGGTGGCCTCCAAGTCGGCTGCGAACCCCGCCACCAATCCCGCCGCCTGACATGCGCCGCGTCGTCGTCACCGGGCTCGGCGTCGTCTCCCCCATCGGGCTCGACCGTCCGTCCTTCGAGGAGGGGCTGTTCGCCGGGCGCTGCGGCATCGGCCCGCTGGGCCTGGTGCCGACCGACCGGCTGGCGATCCGCC is from Azospirillum thermophilum and encodes:
- a CDS encoding phosphopantetheine-binding protein; amino-acid sequence: MTDAAAAHTPSDIDADILAILSDKGRVARDLLVPEAALADLGIASLDVIEVVFALEDRFDIEIPFNANDARQEFTTVGDVLAAVRAAVASKSAANPATNPAA